AAAGAAGGCTCAGAATTGTCTGAAGACGTAAAAAATAGAATTAATCAGGTCATTCGTCAAAACTGCTCTCCCCGCCATGTACCTAACGAAATATTTGTAGTGGATGAATTACCAAAAACATTAAATGGTAAAAAGCTAGAGGTACCGATCAAGAAAATCTTAATGGGAACATCAATAGAAAAAGCAGTTAACCCTGGTTCATTAGCAAACCCGGATGTATTACAATACTTTATTGATTTTAAGGAAAAATTGAATGTTAATTAATGAAAATATTTAGCATGGCCCGGAAAATGATTTCCGGGCTTTATTTTTTTAAAGTGATACAGAAAACTTAAAAATTCAAAAAACTTTAGATTTATGATTGACATATCTATTGTATGTAAGATATTATCACAATATCATGTTACAAAACCTCACATGAGAAAAAGGGGTGCTCATAAATGAAAAAAATTGAAGCGATTGTTCGGCCTGAAAAATTAACTGATACGATCAAAGGGTTAAAAAATATAGGTATTACTGGATTCACTGTATCTCAAGTAGTTGGAAGAGGGAAACAGAAGGACACCCAAGGAGTGTATCGCGGAAAAAATTATAACGTAACATTACATCCAAAAGTAAAATTAGAAATTGTTCTTTCAGATTATATGGTGGAGCGGACAATTAACTCCATCGTTTCTTGTGCGCAAACTGGTGAAGATGGGGATGGGAAAATTTATGTTTATCCAATCCTGGAGGCTTACAACATCCGAACAGGTGAAACTGACAGTGATATTGATGATTTAGTAAAAAAGGAGGGCTAAGGTATGCTGACGTATATAAATTCTGTATGGGTTGTATTAGCTGCCGCAATGGTACTGTTTATGGAAGGCGGTTTTAGTTTACTGGAAGCAGGACTCGTAAGGACCAAAAATGCGGTTAATGTTACGATGAAGATATTTGTTGACTTAACAATCGGGGCATTAGCTTTTTGGCTGATTGGCTTTGGTGTTATGTTTGGCAAAGATGCCTTCGGAGTTATGGGTACGACGTTATTTGGAAGCCCTCAAAATATATCGCTTTCCATGCATCTTCCGAGTGCAGCCTTTGTCCTATTTCAGATGGGTTTTGCTGTAGCTTGTATTTCCATTGTTTCAGGTGCAGTCGCAGAAAGGATGAATTTTAAAGCTTATATTTTAACGGCAGCTTTAATTTGTATAGTTCTTTATCCACTTTCTGGTCATTGGATCTGGAGCAGCGATGGCTGGCTTGCGAAGCTTGGGATGAAGGATTTTGCTGGATCTGCTGCTATCCATGCAGTAGGAGGTTTTGCAGCTTTAGCGATGGCTAAAATACTTGGCCCTCGAAAAGGTAGATTTAATTCTGACGGCAGCTCGAATGTATTTGCACCGAGCAATATTCCTTTAGCTTCCGCTGGTACGTTTATCTTATGGTTTGGCTGGTTCGCCTTTAATACTGGTAGCACTCTGGATGCCTCCAATAAGGCTTTTGCATCGATTGCGATTAATACGATGCTGGCTGGTGCCAGCGGTGGTACAATTGCTATGTTTTTAACGATGAAAAAATTTGGCAAAGCAGATCCGAGTATGATGATAAATGGTGTGCTTTCTGGCCTCGTTGCCATTACAGCTGGCTGTGCCTATGTATCACAATGGAATGCCATTATCATTGGAGCTATCAGCGGCGTGATTGTTATATACGCCACTTTATTGGTAGACAATCTGAAGGTGGATGATCCAGTTGGAGCTGTTGCGGTACATGGTTTTAACGGTGTGTTTGGTACCGTAGCAGTAGGATTATTCGATCAATCTCAAGGTTTATTAACAACTGGTCATTTTTCCCTTCTACTCATTCAGCTTTTAGGTGCAGTAGTTGTGGTGGTTTGGGGCTTGATTGGCGGTGCCTTTATGGCAAAGGTTTGTGAAAAAACAGTTGGATTAAGGGCTAGTGCACGTGAGGAAGAAGAAGGATTGGATATGTCTTACCACGGCATCCCTGCCTATAATGATTTAGAAAGATTCGCAGATTTACCAACAAGCCTTTACAATTTTGAAGAAACAACTGGAATTACCGTAGCACCCGCTAGAAGCAGAAAAGTATCCAGAGATGTTGTTTGAATACATTAACTCAAAGAGCCAGGCTTAGCCTGGCTCTTTATTTGCTTTATCCTAGAAACTTGTCATGATAAATGTCACTTGTGTTAATTGAGCTTTGCCTTTTAGTAACAAAAAAACAAGTGACTGTTTATAAGGCAATAAATAGGGCAGAGTATAGAAAATTAAAAGACCTTTTTGAAAATGGTGAATCCGGGGGAGTTTTAGAATTTTATTAATATCACATTTTTGTTAAAAAATGTTATGACTATTGCCCTGGTTTATTACATACTTTATACAAAAATAAAATTCATGTTAAAGGGCAGTAAAAAAATGGAAATTCGACACCTTCTTAAAATGGAATTCTTTATAATGACAGTTGTAAGAAGCGCAGGTTTGATTTTAAGCCTGAAGATAGGAGGAAGTAAAAATGGCAAATTTGCTTCGAGAAGCTGTACAGAGAAAAAGACAATTCCTTATAGATGAGCTCATTAAATCAGGGATATACAAAATAAATGATAAACATTTGTATGAATGGACCCTAAGTGAATTAGAAAAGGAATTTAAAACGATAGAGAAGCTTTTAGCATGCCAGAAATAGCATGAATCTTTGGTCAATTACTTCAATATAGGGTTAATACTTTATGCAAATTTAATAAAATGGTGACAACAGCATTTTAGGAGCCCATTGTATTTAAATCTGAAAAATATAGACAAAAAAATCCATCGATGATGGATTTTTTCTGTTTATATCTATAAGAAGAGTTTCACGATGGAAATAATGATCCCAGCGAGACAAGCTGAAATCGGCAAAGTAATGATCCAAGTAATAACCATTCGACCAGCTACGCCCCAGTTTACACCCTTGAAACGCTTAGCAGATCCTACACCTAAAATAGAACAAGATGCCACATGCGTGGTGGATACAGGAACTCCGTAATGAGTTGCCCCTTGCATAATGATAAAAGAGGATAAATCAGATGCAAATCCATTGATCGGCTGCACCTTGAATAGTTTTTTTGCTACTGTCTTAATAATTCGCATTCCGCCAATCATTGTACCTACTCCCATTGCTGCAGCACACATTAATTGCACCCAAAAAGGAACATTTAAATTGGATTGGAAGCCTCCTGCTACAAGTGCAAAAACAATAATCCCCATTGTTTTTTGACCGTCATTTCCACCATGTGAAAAAGCAGCTAACCCTCCCGCTACAATCTGGAACATTCGAAATCCCCGGGTTGTGCGGTGAGGATTCGCATTTTTGAAAAGGATTCTTAATAATTTCATTAAGATAAAGCCGACAACAAAAGCCAAAATAGGTGAGATGATTAAACCTTTGATGATGTCCGTAAATCCAGCCCAATTAATGGAATGCAATCCTGAACCAAATATGACTGCTCCTGCAACAGAGCCAATCAAGGTATGCGACGAAGAAGATGGAATGCCGAAATACCAGGTAATCAGGTTCCAAATGATTGCCGAAATTAATGCGGCAATAACGATTGCCATTCCATTATGAATATGAAAGGGATCCGCTATCTTACCTCCAATAGATTTTGCAACTGCTTGTGAAGTGATGGCGCCTATGAAATTCAACAGCCCAGCATAAAAAACAGCAAATCGGGGCGAAAGAGCCCTTG
Above is a genomic segment from Neobacillus endophyticus containing:
- a CDS encoding P-II family nitrogen regulator, producing MKKIEAIVRPEKLTDTIKGLKNIGITGFTVSQVVGRGKQKDTQGVYRGKNYNVTLHPKVKLEIVLSDYMVERTINSIVSCAQTGEDGDGKIYVYPILEAYNIRTGETDSDIDDLVKKEG
- a CDS encoding ammonium transporter; its protein translation is MLTYINSVWVVLAAAMVLFMEGGFSLLEAGLVRTKNAVNVTMKIFVDLTIGALAFWLIGFGVMFGKDAFGVMGTTLFGSPQNISLSMHLPSAAFVLFQMGFAVACISIVSGAVAERMNFKAYILTAALICIVLYPLSGHWIWSSDGWLAKLGMKDFAGSAAIHAVGGFAALAMAKILGPRKGRFNSDGSSNVFAPSNIPLASAGTFILWFGWFAFNTGSTLDASNKAFASIAINTMLAGASGGTIAMFLTMKKFGKADPSMMINGVLSGLVAITAGCAYVSQWNAIIIGAISGVIVIYATLLVDNLKVDDPVGAVAVHGFNGVFGTVAVGLFDQSQGLLTTGHFSLLLIQLLGAVVVVVWGLIGGAFMAKVCEKTVGLRASAREEEEGLDMSYHGIPAYNDLERFADLPTSLYNFEETTGITVAPARSRKVSRDVV
- a CDS encoding inorganic phosphate transporter, which produces MTIIILIILLALIFDFINGFHDTANAIAMSVSTRALSPRFAVFYAGLLNFIGAITSQAVAKSIGGKIADPFHIHNGMAIVIAALISAIIWNLITWYFGIPSSSSHTLIGSVAGAVIFGSGLHSINWAGFTDIIKGLIISPILAFVVGFILMKLLRILFKNANPHRTTRGFRMFQIVAGGLAAFSHGGNDGQKTMGIIVFALVAGGFQSNLNVPFWVQLMCAAAMGVGTMIGGMRIIKTVAKKLFKVQPINGFASDLSSFIIMQGATHYGVPVSTTHVASCSILGVGSAKRFKGVNWGVAGRMVITWIITLPISACLAGIIISIVKLFL
- a CDS encoding Fur-regulated basic protein FbpA — translated: MANLLREAVQRKRQFLIDELIKSGIYKINDKHLYEWTLSELEKEFKTIEKLLACQK